The nucleotide window ACTTTGTTGGCGACTGCCACGGCCTGTTTAGGGTCGCACGCGTCGTCGTATTCCTTGGCTTCGAGCATCTTGCCATCGACGCCGCCCGCGGCGTTGATATCCTTGATGGCTTGCTTTGCGCCGATGAACTGCATGTCGCCGTACTGGGTCACAGGACCCGTCTTCGGACCGGCGATGCCGATCTTGATGGTATCGGCGGCAAACGAATGGCTGGCTACCCCGGCCAGTACCATTGCGGCGAACAGCTTGGAAATCTTGATCATAGTGCTCCACTCATTCTGTTGTAATTCTTATAGTCCTGGCGGCCAGGGCTACAGACCGGGCGGGATTTGCAGCGTGGCCATGCCAACGCGCAAGCCCACCTTCCCCCGGAACATGTCCCGGAACTGTACCGGTACAGTGTAGAGCGCTGTTTGAGCGCTTGGAAAGCCGTCAAAAAGTGCCTGTTTCCTGGGTTGTCGCTTGCTCGACACAAAGATACAAAAAGGCGCCATCAAATGGCCTGTATCTGCAACCCCGCCCCACAAGTTCGGGGTCAATCGACCAAATTACATATTTGTACCCGGGTTTTTCTGCAAAAATGCCGACCTTTTTTAGTGGCCAATTTTTGCGGATACCGCCCATGACTGATCAAACAAGCACCCTCTATGCCAAATTGCTTGGCGAGACGGCAATCATCGAGTGGAAAGCCCTGGAGCGTTTCTGGGCCAAGGGTGACCTGATTTGGGTCGACCCCAGCCTCGACCTGATCACCGTTGCCGAGGCGATGGCCGAGAATCGCAGCGAGATCTTCGCCAAGTGGCGTAGTGATGGCACTGTTGGGCCGGTGTCGGCCGAGCAGGCACTGGACCTGCAAAGCCGCGATCCAGAGATCTGGGCCGTGGTGGTTTCGCCGTTTATCGTGATTCAGGCGAAGCGTCCGGCTGAAGCATGATCTTTTTTGGTGCGCAAAAATGCGCAGCAGCCCCGTTTTGGTGCTTGAAGGCGTTCAGGGCGGGTAGAGGTAAGTAACAATTCGGCGTGGCGGTAACAGTTTACGGGATGCGTAATGTGTCCACCGTTCCGGCCAGCCTGGAAAACAATTCGAATAGCCAGGAGTCATTGATGAGCACTGCACTACCTTCGCTTGGATTCGCCGGCATTGGCCTGATGGGCCTGCCCATGTGCCGACGCCTGCTGGCGGCGGGGTACCCGCTGACCGTGTGGAACCGCAGCACGGACAAGTGTGCTGCGCTGGTCGCTGCCGGCGCGCGCCTGGCCAACAGCCCCGCCGAATTGTGCCAGGGCAGCGACATGGTACTGCTGTGCCTGGCCGACACGGCCGTGGTCCGCGAGGTGGTATTCGGCGAGCACGGCATTGCCCAGGGTGGGCGCAGTGGCCAGTTGCTGATCGATTTCTCCAGCCTGGAACCCACCGCCACCCGTGAAATGGCCGCCGAACTCGCGGTACTGTGCGGCATGGCCTGGCTGGATGCCCCGGTGTCCGGCGGC belongs to Pseudomonas putida NBRC 14164 and includes:
- a CDS encoding DUF2288 domain-containing protein, giving the protein MTDQTSTLYAKLLGETAIIEWKALERFWAKGDLIWVDPSLDLITVAEAMAENRSEIFAKWRSDGTVGPVSAEQALDLQSRDPEIWAVVVSPFIVIQAKRPAEA